In the genome of Nocardia sp. NBC_00416, one region contains:
- a CDS encoding endonuclease/exonuclease/phosphatase family protein encodes MTHTVIRRILLGAGWCALLAGVLGIALYFGGWQRRELVLLASGATYLMLGALAALLLFLMARGWRSVLAAGIVLAGVLWTQLPLFVPDGRAAAGTDLVILQSNLLFGGADTTAIVTAVRERQVDVLTVDELTPPAVERLTADGIDALLPYRYLDPGFGGGGTGIYSRYPLSDTVRHQEFVLANLSATLTHPALGPVSVYAFHPLPPTVDAGQWAKEMAAVDSILRAAEGPAVVGADFNATSDHAAFRRLVSGGFAAAAEQAGAGRLLTYPADKSWGPLIGIDHILVSGGSTDHISTLTVAGTDHRAVLARLRLTA; translated from the coding sequence ATGACGCACACAGTGATTCGCCGGATCCTGCTCGGCGCGGGGTGGTGTGCGCTGCTCGCCGGTGTGCTCGGCATCGCGCTCTACTTCGGTGGCTGGCAGCGGCGTGAACTCGTGCTGCTGGCGTCGGGCGCCACATATCTGATGCTCGGCGCCCTGGCCGCGCTGCTCCTTTTCCTGATGGCCCGCGGCTGGCGCAGCGTTCTCGCGGCCGGGATCGTGCTCGCCGGTGTGCTGTGGACCCAGCTGCCGTTGTTCGTTCCGGACGGCCGCGCGGCGGCGGGCACGGACCTGGTGATCCTGCAATCGAACCTGCTCTTCGGCGGTGCCGATACCACCGCGATCGTGACAGCGGTGCGGGAACGGCAGGTCGATGTGCTCACCGTCGACGAACTCACCCCGCCGGCGGTAGAACGGCTCACGGCCGACGGTATCGATGCGTTACTGCCGTACCGGTATCTGGATCCGGGGTTCGGTGGCGGCGGTACCGGCATCTACAGCCGATACCCGTTGTCCGACACCGTGCGACATCAGGAATTCGTGCTCGCGAATCTCTCCGCCACGCTCACCCATCCCGCGCTGGGACCGGTTTCGGTCTACGCCTTCCACCCGCTCCCGCCGACCGTCGACGCCGGGCAATGGGCGAAGGAGATGGCTGCTGTCGATTCGATCCTGCGCGCCGCCGAGGGGCCCGCGGTGGTCGGCGCCGATTTCAACGCGACGAGCGACCACGCCGCCTTCCGCAGACTGGTGAGCGGAGGTTTCGCCGCGGCCGCGGAACAAGCCGGTGCGGGCCGGTTGCTGACCTATCCGGCCGACAAGAGCTGGGGTCCGCTGATCGGAATCGATCATATTCTGGTATCCGGCGGCAGCACCGACCACATCAGTACTCTCACCGTCGCCGGCACCGACCATCGCGCCGTCCTCGCGCGACTCCGCCTCACTGCCTGA
- a CDS encoding mycofactocin-coupled SDR family oxidoreductase, with protein sequence MGKLDGKVAFITGAARGQGRSHAVRFAQEGADIIAVDTTAEVASVPYPLAGAGDLAETVQLVEATGRRIIARDADVRDYPALAAAVAEGAEAFGRLDIVIANAGISSPAPTLEMSEDVWQDMIDINLTGVWKSLKAAVPRVIDGGCGGAVVITSSLAAIYANENTAHYSASKAGLVMLMKVLAKELAPHNIRVNTVHPTTVATEMILNDATYRLFRPDLASPDRADFEEAARTLNRLPVAALEPEDITATVLHLVSDDARYITGTTQLIDAGGAL encoded by the coding sequence ATGGGCAAACTGGACGGCAAAGTCGCATTCATCACCGGTGCCGCACGGGGGCAGGGGCGCTCACACGCGGTGCGGTTCGCCCAGGAAGGCGCCGATATCATCGCCGTCGACACGACGGCGGAGGTCGCCAGCGTGCCCTACCCTCTCGCCGGCGCCGGCGACCTCGCGGAGACGGTGCAGCTGGTCGAGGCCACGGGTCGCCGCATCATCGCCCGCGACGCCGATGTCCGTGACTATCCGGCCCTGGCCGCCGCGGTCGCCGAAGGCGCCGAAGCCTTCGGGCGGCTCGATATCGTCATCGCCAACGCCGGAATATCCAGCCCGGCCCCGACCCTGGAGATGAGCGAAGACGTCTGGCAGGACATGATCGATATCAACCTGACCGGAGTGTGGAAATCGCTCAAAGCCGCGGTGCCGCGAGTGATCGACGGGGGCTGCGGCGGCGCCGTCGTGATCACGAGTTCGCTGGCCGCCATCTATGCCAACGAGAACACCGCGCACTACTCGGCGTCCAAGGCCGGGCTGGTCATGCTCATGAAGGTGCTGGCCAAAGAGCTCGCCCCGCACAATATCCGGGTGAACACCGTACACCCGACGACCGTGGCCACGGAGATGATCCTCAACGACGCCACCTATCGGCTCTTCCGCCCGGACCTGGCGAGCCCGGACCGCGCCGACTTCGAAGAGGCGGCCCGCACCCTCAACCGGCTGCCCGTCGCGGCCCTGGAGCCGGAGGACATCACCGCCACGGTCCTGCACCTGGTGTCCGACGACGCCCGCTACATCACCGGGACCACCCAGCTGATCGACGCGGGCGGGGCGTTGTGA